A window from Mesorhizobium sp. WSM2240 encodes these proteins:
- a CDS encoding glycine C-acetyltransferase: MSGAFLSHLSSELDGLKAAGLYKSERVITSPQSAEIEVGGKALLNFCANNYLGLADSEELREAAKSALDRYGYGMASVRFICGTQEEHKQLEAKISGFLGMEDTILYGSCFDANGGLFETLLGEEDAVISDALNHASIIDGVRLSKAKRFRYANNDMAALEEELKKAEGSRFKLIATDGVFSMDGIIANLRGVCDLAEKYDAMVMVDDSHAVGFVGANGRGSAEHCGVEGRVDIITGTLGKALGGASGGYTSGKRQVVDWLRQRSRPYLFSNTLMPAIAGASLKVFDMIETGDGLRKHLYENAMRFRAGMAKLGFTLAGADHPIIPVMLGEATLAQQMAEKMLERGIYVIGFSFPVVPKGQARIRTQMSAAHSPEDIDRAIEAFGVVGKELGVIS; the protein is encoded by the coding sequence ATGAGCGGCGCGTTTCTCTCCCATCTGTCATCTGAGCTCGACGGGCTGAAGGCGGCCGGCCTCTACAAATCCGAGCGAGTGATCACTTCGCCGCAATCCGCCGAGATCGAGGTCGGCGGCAAGGCGTTGCTGAATTTCTGCGCCAACAATTATCTCGGCCTCGCCGACAGCGAGGAGCTGCGCGAGGCGGCGAAGTCGGCGCTCGACCGTTATGGCTACGGCATGGCCTCGGTGCGCTTCATCTGCGGCACGCAGGAAGAGCACAAGCAGCTGGAAGCGAAGATCTCCGGCTTCCTCGGCATGGAGGACACGATACTCTACGGCTCGTGCTTCGACGCCAATGGCGGCCTGTTCGAGACGCTTCTCGGCGAAGAGGACGCCGTCATTTCCGACGCGCTGAACCATGCCTCGATCATCGACGGCGTCAGGCTCTCCAAGGCAAAACGCTTCCGTTACGCCAACAACGACATGGCGGCATTGGAGGAAGAGCTGAAGAAGGCCGAAGGCAGCCGCTTCAAGCTGATCGCCACCGACGGCGTCTTTTCCATGGACGGCATCATCGCCAATCTGCGGGGGGTGTGCGACCTGGCCGAGAAATACGATGCCATGGTGATGGTCGACGACAGCCACGCGGTGGGTTTCGTCGGCGCCAATGGCCGCGGCTCGGCCGAGCATTGCGGCGTCGAGGGCCGCGTCGACATCATCACCGGCACGCTCGGCAAGGCACTCGGCGGCGCGTCGGGCGGATATACCAGCGGCAAGCGGCAGGTGGTTGACTGGCTGCGCCAGCGCTCCCGGCCCTATCTCTTTTCCAATACGCTGATGCCGGCGATCGCCGGTGCCTCGCTGAAGGTTTTCGACATGATCGAGACGGGCGATGGGCTGCGGAAACACCTATATGAGAATGCGATGCGCTTCCGCGCCGGCATGGCGAAGCTCGGCTTCACGCTGGCGGGTGCCGATCACCCGATCATACCGGTGATGCTCGGCGAAGCCACGCTGGCGCAGCAGATGGCTGAAAAAATGCTGGAGCGCGGCATCTATGTGATCGGCTTCTCCTTTCCCGTCGTGCCGAAGGGTCAGGCGAGGATCAGGACGCAGATGTCGGCCGCGCATTCGCCCGAAGACATAGACCGGGCGATCGAGGCGTTCGGAGTGGTTGGAAAAGAGTTGGGCGTCATTTCCTGA
- the tdh gene encoding L-threonine 3-dehydrogenase, whose product MSNMMRALVKAKAEPGIWMEQVPVPEIGPNDVLIKVKKTAICGTDVHIYNWDQWAQKTVPVPMVTGHEFVGEVADFGKAVTEYKIGQRVSGEGHIVCGHCRNCRAGRGHLCRNTLGVGVNRPGAFAEYLAIPQHNVVPIPDDIPDEVAAIFDPLGNAVHTALSFDLVGEDVLVTGAGPIGIMGALVAQCVGARKVVITDINPARLALARKLGVHHVVDASKEKLRDVMREEGMTEGFDVGLEMSGSAAAFRDMIDTMNNGGKIAILGIAPTGFEIDWNKVIFKMLILKGIYGREMFETWYKMIALVQGPLDVTGLITHRIGIDDYQAGFDAMRSGNSGKVVMDW is encoded by the coding sequence ATGTCCAACATGATGCGCGCCCTGGTGAAGGCAAAGGCCGAGCCGGGAATCTGGATGGAACAGGTGCCGGTGCCGGAGATCGGCCCCAACGACGTGCTGATCAAGGTGAAGAAGACCGCGATCTGCGGTACCGATGTCCACATCTACAATTGGGACCAGTGGGCGCAGAAGACGGTGCCGGTGCCGATGGTCACCGGCCATGAATTCGTCGGCGAGGTCGCCGATTTCGGCAAGGCGGTGACGGAATACAAGATCGGCCAGCGTGTCTCAGGCGAAGGACACATCGTTTGCGGCCATTGCCGCAACTGCCGCGCGGGCAGGGGGCACCTCTGCCGCAACACGCTCGGCGTCGGCGTCAACCGGCCGGGCGCGTTCGCCGAATATCTCGCCATTCCGCAACACAATGTCGTTCCGATCCCCGACGATATTCCCGACGAGGTGGCTGCGATCTTCGATCCGCTGGGCAACGCCGTCCACACGGCGTTGTCATTCGACCTGGTCGGCGAGGACGTGCTGGTCACCGGCGCCGGGCCGATAGGCATTATGGGAGCGCTGGTGGCGCAATGCGTGGGCGCGCGAAAAGTCGTCATCACCGACATCAACCCGGCGCGTCTTGCACTGGCGAGGAAGCTAGGCGTCCATCATGTCGTCGACGCCTCGAAGGAAAAGCTGCGCGACGTGATGCGCGAGGAGGGCATGACCGAGGGGTTCGACGTGGGCCTCGAAATGTCCGGCTCGGCGGCCGCCTTTCGCGACATGATCGACACGATGAACAATGGCGGCAAGATCGCCATTCTCGGTATTGCGCCGACCGGCTTCGAGATCGACTGGAACAAGGTCATCTTCAAGATGCTGATCCTGAAAGGCATTTATGGACGCGAAATGTTCGAGACCTGGTATAAGATGATCGCGCTGGTGCAGGGCCCGCTCGACGTCACCGGGCTTATTACGCACCGCATCGGCATCGATGACTATCAGGCCGGCTTCGACGCTATGCGCAGCGGCAATTCGGGCAAGGTGGTGATGGATTGGTGA
- a CDS encoding HPP family protein, whose translation MRRHIRTFTARHEPGGQLILHLKSGSGAVAGMSLVGALASFTGLPMLIAPLGATAVLLFGQPASPLAQPINIFAGYLVASLIGVGAAILFPGLWVAAAVAVGLSIALMLILRVTHPPAGAIPLVATASPYQGSTLFVVVLLGCVSLLALALVHHRIPPRVQYPRSLD comes from the coding sequence ATGCGCCGCCACATTCGAACCTTTACCGCCAGGCATGAGCCGGGCGGACAACTCATCCTGCACCTCAAATCCGGCTCCGGCGCCGTCGCGGGCATGTCGCTGGTTGGCGCACTCGCTTCCTTCACCGGGTTGCCCATGCTGATTGCGCCGCTCGGGGCGACGGCGGTTCTGCTGTTCGGCCAACCGGCAAGCCCGCTTGCGCAGCCGATAAACATTTTCGCAGGCTACCTCGTCGCCTCCCTGATCGGCGTCGGCGCCGCCATCCTGTTTCCGGGGCTCTGGGTGGCCGCCGCGGTGGCGGTTGGCCTGTCGATTGCGCTGATGCTGATCCTGCGCGTCACGCACCCGCCGGCCGGCGCCATTCCGCTGGTCGCGACCGCGTCTCCCTATCAGGGTTCGACGCTGTTCGTCGTGGTTCTGCTGGGCTGCGTCAGCCTGCTGGCGCTGGCGCTGGTGCATCACCGGATTCCGCCTCGGGTCCAGTATCCGCGAAGCCTGGATTGA
- a CDS encoding MarR family transcriptional regulator, with protein sequence MENEILALESFLPYRLNRLADAVSREFSRIYRDRYGLTRPEWRLLATLGQYGTMTATAVGAHSAMHKTKVSRAVAALEKRRWLTRSADEGDRRVEHLALTAEGLRTYREMVPIAKAFEANLLRKMNAAQRDAVSMALEALEADRTDGKPSTGS encoded by the coding sequence ATGGAAAACGAAATCCTCGCTCTCGAATCCTTTCTGCCTTACCGGCTCAACCGGCTTGCCGACGCGGTGAGCCGCGAATTCTCCAGGATTTATCGCGATCGCTACGGCCTGACCCGGCCGGAATGGAGGCTGCTCGCGACGCTCGGCCAGTATGGCACGATGACCGCAACCGCGGTCGGCGCGCATTCCGCCATGCACAAGACCAAGGTTTCGCGCGCCGTCGCGGCCCTGGAAAAGCGCAGATGGCTGACGCGATCGGCCGATGAAGGCGATCGGCGGGTGGAGCATCTCGCGCTGACGGCGGAGGGCCTGCGCACCTACAGGGAGATGGTGCCGATAGCGAAAGCGTTCGAGGCCAATCTACTGCGGAAGATGAACGCAGCGCAGAGGGACGCCGTTTCAATGGCGCTCGAAGCGCTCGAGGCAGATCGAACTGATGGGAAGCCGTCGACAGGATCATGA